The following coding sequences lie in one Metallumcola ferriviriculae genomic window:
- a CDS encoding IS110 family transposase — protein MNVIYERCCGMDVHKKTITACVIAGKKKEIRSFSTMTSSLLSLVDWLKEVDCQCVAMEATGAYWKPIYNLLEMEGIPALVVNAQHIKAVPGRKTDVKDAEWIADLLRHGLLNGSFIPKREQRELRELVRYRRSIVQDRVRELNRIQKVLEGANIKLSSVVSEINGKSSRQMLDMLAAGCNDVQAMADKALRQMRKKIPLLEEALHGFMGEHQRLMLGLMLKHIDFLYEEVFALDQSIQEKMESVSEQVQLVDSIPGVGEHSAQVIIAEIGTNMDQFPSAAHLASWAGICPGNNESAGKRKSGKTRKGNNVLKATLTECAKSAGHLKNTYFGAQYSRIAARRGRNRATVAVAHSILTIVYHMLKDNVPYQELGPDFFEQRRKNEIVNKSVKRLELLGYTVAIEQQVTSSTA, from the coding sequence ATGAATGTAATTTACGAGCGCTGTTGTGGTATGGATGTTCATAAGAAAACAATTACTGCCTGTGTAATAGCAGGTAAAAAGAAAGAGATCAGGAGTTTCAGTACAATGACCTCATCACTTCTTTCCTTAGTTGACTGGCTCAAAGAAGTGGACTGTCAATGCGTTGCTATGGAAGCAACGGGGGCATACTGGAAACCCATCTACAACTTATTAGAAATGGAGGGAATACCTGCTTTAGTTGTAAATGCCCAACATATCAAAGCTGTGCCTGGTCGTAAAACTGATGTCAAGGATGCCGAATGGATTGCCGATTTATTGCGTCATGGTCTGTTAAACGGAAGCTTCATTCCTAAGCGCGAGCAGCGTGAACTGAGGGAACTTGTCCGTTACCGCAGAAGCATAGTGCAGGATCGTGTCAGAGAGTTAAATCGGATTCAAAAGGTACTTGAAGGCGCAAACATTAAATTGTCCTCTGTTGTAAGCGAAATCAATGGCAAGTCATCTCGTCAAATGCTTGATATGCTCGCCGCTGGTTGCAATGATGTTCAGGCAATGGCAGATAAAGCTCTTAGACAAATGCGTAAGAAAATACCATTACTCGAAGAAGCACTTCATGGGTTTATGGGTGAACATCAAAGACTGATGTTAGGTCTAATGCTCAAGCATATTGATTTTCTTTACGAAGAAGTTTTTGCACTTGACCAATCAATCCAAGAAAAGATGGAATCGGTCAGTGAACAAGTGCAACTTGTAGACTCCATTCCCGGAGTTGGAGAACATAGTGCACAAGTTATAATCGCTGAAATCGGTACTAATATGGATCAATTTCCCTCTGCGGCACACCTTGCTTCATGGGCTGGTATCTGCCCCGGTAATAATGAAAGCGCAGGGAAACGAAAAAGCGGTAAGACCCGTAAAGGCAATAATGTACTCAAGGCTACATTAACAGAGTGTGCCAAGTCAGCCGGCCATCTTAAAAACACTTATTTTGGCGCCCAATATTCCAGAATTGCGGCAAGGAGAGGAAGAAACCGGGCTACCGTAGCAGTAGCTCATTCTATCCTTACAATTGTGTACCATATGTTGAAAGATAACGTTCCTTATCAAGAGCTCGGCCCAGATTTCTTTGAGCAACGCCGGAAAAACGAGATTGTCAACAAATCCGTCAAACGGCTTGAATTATTAGGGTATACCGTTGCTATTGAACAGCAAGTAACCTCAAGTACAGCTTAG
- the ltrA gene encoding group II intron reverse transcriptase/maturase, producing the protein MAQKFDYLKSETELREITDELYNTARVAFEEGNRPSVTGLVEIMSSETTIVTAIHNIKSNKGSKTPGVDYKTMQKDYLERPYKWVIKDIQDAFKRFTPQKIKRQFIDKPGKTEKRPLGIPSVRDRIVQECIRIVLEPILEAQFFKHSYGFRPMRDTKMALQRITDLVHKTGYYWVVEGDISKCFDKINHRKLLKRLYHMGIKDRRVLQIIKAMLKAGVLGENETSNEGSQQGSVLSPLLANVYMDMLDEWLSNQWENKRTRYKYSIQWGKMAALRERSNLIPEYLVRYADDFCVLTDSKEHAEWLKNRIQKFLHQNMKLNLSGEKTLITDLRRNYIKFLGFEYKVVKGNAKKGYITRTIPNRKSLKSKVDAIGKDINNIHIHASKEQVIHSINLINSKIRGLINYYSNCSWVNVAMKEFGHKIAMVAYRRLKQYKGKWISAKETQNLHNVHKNYNQKIPALKYGDIYIGVTSLTFCKWETIFQKNQNETPFTEEGRRKHFKRTKKKRQNARLENMLTEKTSMLIAQGLTGKNYNFEFYMNRAYALNRDKLKCRCCGKWLYSETVYTHRINPNLPINLVNKVSNLASMDKACFELVNDGKAGINHLEPKMRRKIESFRERLGNHK; encoded by the coding sequence ATGGCACAAAAATTTGACTACCTAAAATCCGAAACAGAACTGCGAGAAATAACTGATGAATTATATAATACTGCAAGGGTAGCGTTTGAAGAAGGCAATAGACCTTCTGTAACTGGATTAGTTGAAATCATGTCATCCGAAACAACTATCGTAACCGCAATACACAACATTAAGTCTAATAAAGGCAGTAAGACTCCTGGGGTAGATTATAAAACAATGCAAAAGGATTATCTAGAAAGACCATATAAATGGGTCATAAAGGATATACAGGATGCATTTAAAAGATTCACTCCCCAAAAAATAAAACGCCAATTCATTGACAAACCGGGTAAAACCGAGAAACGACCATTGGGTATCCCCTCTGTTAGGGACAGAATTGTACAAGAATGTATAAGGATAGTACTTGAACCGATATTAGAAGCGCAATTTTTTAAGCACTCCTATGGGTTCAGGCCTATGAGAGACACAAAAATGGCACTGCAACGGATAACTGACCTAGTCCACAAAACAGGCTACTACTGGGTAGTAGAAGGTGACATCAGCAAATGCTTTGATAAAATAAATCATAGGAAACTATTAAAACGCCTATACCACATGGGAATAAAGGACAGAAGAGTGTTGCAGATTATCAAAGCTATGCTGAAAGCCGGTGTCCTGGGTGAAAATGAAACCAGTAATGAGGGATCTCAACAGGGTTCAGTATTATCGCCGTTACTTGCAAATGTCTATATGGATATGCTCGATGAATGGCTATCCAACCAATGGGAGAACAAGCGGACTCGGTACAAATACTCCATTCAATGGGGAAAAATGGCGGCACTTCGAGAACGAAGTAATCTAATACCAGAATATCTAGTAAGATACGCTGACGATTTCTGTGTATTAACAGACAGTAAGGAGCATGCCGAATGGCTTAAAAATCGTATCCAGAAGTTTCTACACCAAAACATGAAACTAAACTTATCTGGTGAAAAAACGCTCATAACCGATCTGCGCAGAAATTATATAAAGTTTCTAGGTTTTGAATACAAAGTGGTTAAAGGTAACGCGAAAAAAGGCTATATCACAAGAACAATACCTAACAGGAAAAGCTTAAAATCAAAGGTAGACGCTATTGGTAAAGATATAAATAATATTCATATACACGCAAGCAAAGAGCAGGTAATACACAGTATTAACCTAATTAACAGCAAGATTAGGGGATTAATAAACTATTATAGTAACTGTTCTTGGGTAAATGTAGCTATGAAAGAGTTTGGTCATAAAATAGCAATGGTTGCCTATAGACGATTAAAGCAGTATAAAGGCAAATGGATTTCTGCCAAAGAAACCCAAAACCTTCATAATGTGCATAAGAACTACAATCAAAAAATCCCTGCACTAAAGTATGGAGATATTTATATAGGGGTAACAAGCTTGACGTTTTGTAAATGGGAAACAATTTTCCAGAAAAATCAAAACGAGACCCCTTTTACAGAAGAAGGTCGCCGAAAGCATTTTAAGCGAACAAAGAAAAAACGTCAAAATGCTAGACTAGAAAACATGTTAACAGAAAAGACTTCTATGCTCATAGCACAAGGTCTTACCGGCAAAAACTATAACTTTGAATTCTACATGAATCGGGCATATGCATTAAACCGGGATAAGCTAAAGTGTAGATGTTGCGGCAAATGGCTATATTCTGAAACTGTATATACACACAGAATAAACCCAAACCTGCCAATTAACTTGGTCAATAAAGTATCAAATCTAGCATCCATGGACAAGGCCTGTTTTGAATTAGTCAATGATGGTAAAGCCGGAATTAACCATTTAGAACCAAAGATGCGCAGGAAAATAGAAAGTTTTAGGGAAAGGCTTGGAAATCACAAGTAA
- a CDS encoding transposase codes for MYILQETLFSLEELQKIELENRLPIFFGALDLEPYAKQLRSSSPQGAIGHNREAILRALLAAPFEDIDTFTALHKRLDTNLRFRYQCGFDISQRAPSIATLSRVFTLITEKRLAEHLFHDLVKQCYDEGIIAGDKIAIDSTAIDAYEKKRPKSQQDGINARWGAKFDSFKNKLTWFGYKLHLAVDTESELPIALEVTPAHVNDGDMGPPLVKDIASRGSIDKVDFILEDGGYDQLKNYEIADYYGAQAIIPLNLRNEKEPPAGFASNGTPRCSMGYDMVYWGSQGNYLKFRCPHALGKVDCPNGMEWCSSSNYGMVRKINVKDDLRRFSTPHRDSQRWKGLYKERTSVERCNSRLKEYLTANDLHVGGVEKVKTHLYLNAIVLLASALAIKKHKNAEINSAA; via the coding sequence TTGTATATTCTCCAAGAAACCTTGTTTTCCCTTGAAGAACTGCAAAAAATTGAGTTAGAAAATCGTCTGCCCATATTCTTCGGTGCCTTAGATCTAGAACCGTATGCAAAACAATTAAGATCTTCATCACCCCAGGGTGCCATAGGACATAACAGAGAAGCCATTTTACGAGCTCTGTTGGCAGCTCCGTTTGAGGATATTGATACATTTACTGCACTGCATAAAAGACTGGATACAAACCTAAGGTTTCGCTACCAATGTGGTTTTGATATTTCTCAAAGAGCCCCGTCAATTGCTACACTAAGTCGGGTATTCACGCTGATTACAGAAAAGCGGTTGGCGGAGCACTTATTCCATGATTTAGTCAAGCAGTGCTATGACGAGGGCATCATTGCTGGTGATAAGATAGCCATTGACAGCACAGCTATTGACGCTTACGAGAAAAAAAGACCCAAGTCCCAGCAAGACGGCATCAACGCCAGATGGGGTGCTAAGTTTGACTCTTTTAAGAACAAACTTACCTGGTTTGGTTACAAACTGCACCTAGCCGTTGACACTGAGAGCGAACTGCCTATTGCTTTAGAAGTAACACCCGCCCATGTTAATGACGGTGATATGGGACCGCCTTTGGTAAAAGATATCGCATCCCGAGGTTCCATTGATAAAGTAGACTTTATCCTCGAAGACGGCGGCTATGACCAGTTAAAAAACTACGAAATAGCTGATTACTACGGAGCACAAGCAATTATTCCTTTAAACCTGCGTAATGAAAAGGAACCACCAGCAGGGTTTGCTTCAAACGGCACACCCCGATGCTCAATGGGGTACGATATGGTTTACTGGGGCAGTCAAGGGAACTATTTAAAATTTCGCTGCCCTCATGCTCTTGGTAAAGTCGATTGCCCAAACGGCATGGAGTGGTGTTCATCCTCAAACTATGGTATGGTGCGAAAAATCAATGTCAAAGATGATCTGCGCAGATTTTCTACTCCCCATCGAGATTCACAACGATGGAAGGGACTGTATAAAGAGCGTACCAGCGTAGAGCGCTGTAACTCAAGGCTAAAGGAGTATTTAACTGCTAATGACCTCCATGTAGGAGGAGTAGAGAAAGTTAAAACGCACTTATATCTTAATGCCATAGTTTTGCTCGCTTCAGCGCTCGCTATTAAGAAACATAAGAACGCAGAAATCAACTCAGCAGCTTAG
- a CDS encoding metallophosphoesterase, translating into MSQEAITFIHLSDIHFTKYSGDRLDLDADLRNEILIDIKNNAKREIGKVDGILVCGDIAFSGKSDEYSRANQFLKEVCSALDIPETSVFCVPGNHDVDQSVMKNSEGLFNIQEKIEEDNTDSSLTAYLRDPIFNKTLFLHIHQYNTKFAGKFMCHINENQFFWNKYFTLNDNSILRLVGLNSIVISSSNDTNERLMVVGEYQIPERQEGITYLSLCHHPPECWKDPDDILKNKMNERVRVQLYGHKHVQQVRHNNNSLIIGSGATHPHRSEREWKPRYNWLSVSVEGTKDHRKLKVILYPRILNETNDHFISDSSNCSEKNYTEYFLTLDYWKDNVKIPSEGTEPSKLLKVPDNHDEENLNTKDNCIPLRTLVYRFLELSFIKRSSILTKLNLIDEADEGIDHVDIIEKTIQKAMEGGTIQLLWDEINALYDADYK; encoded by the coding sequence ATGAGTCAAGAAGCCATTACTTTTATACACCTATCTGACATTCACTTTACTAAGTACAGCGGTGACAGGCTTGATCTTGATGCAGACTTAAGGAATGAGATATTGATAGATATTAAAAATAATGCAAAAAGAGAAATTGGTAAAGTAGATGGGATACTAGTTTGTGGCGATATAGCGTTTAGCGGAAAGTCTGATGAATATTCTAGGGCAAATCAATTTTTAAAGGAAGTTTGTAGCGCATTAGATATTCCCGAAACTTCAGTTTTTTGCGTACCTGGTAACCATGATGTTGACCAATCAGTAATGAAAAATAGTGAAGGGCTTTTTAATATTCAAGAAAAGATCGAAGAGGATAATACTGATTCATCATTAACTGCATATCTACGCGACCCAATATTTAATAAAACGCTATTTTTACATATACATCAATATAATACCAAGTTCGCCGGTAAATTTATGTGTCACATAAATGAAAACCAATTTTTTTGGAACAAATATTTTACACTAAACGATAATTCAATTTTACGCCTTGTAGGTCTAAACTCTATTGTTATTTCAAGTAGTAACGACACAAATGAGCGGCTTATGGTAGTAGGCGAATATCAAATTCCAGAGCGACAAGAAGGTATAACATATCTTTCATTGTGTCATCATCCTCCCGAATGTTGGAAAGACCCTGATGACATCCTAAAAAATAAGATGAATGAACGTGTACGTGTCCAACTTTATGGTCATAAGCACGTTCAACAAGTAAGACATAACAACAATAGCTTGATAATTGGTTCTGGGGCAACGCATCCCCATCGTTCGGAAAGGGAATGGAAACCACGTTATAATTGGTTATCAGTTAGTGTTGAAGGGACAAAGGACCACCGTAAACTTAAAGTAATTCTATACCCACGCATACTCAATGAGACTAATGACCACTTTATATCAGATAGCAGTAATTGCTCTGAGAAAAATTATACTGAATATTTTCTGACTCTTGATTATTGGAAAGACAATGTAAAGATACCATCTGAGGGTACTGAGCCCTCTAAGCTTTTAAAGGTACCAGATAATCACGATGAAGAAAACTTGAACACCAAAGATAACTGTATTCCCCTTAGAACTTTAGTTTATCGCTTTTTGGAACTTTCTTTTATTAAGCGATCTTCCATTTTAACTAAACTAAATTTAATTGACGAAGCAGATGAGGGTATAGATCATGTGGATATAATAGAAAAAACCATTCAAAAGGCAATGGAGGGTGGGACCATACAATTATTGTGGGATGAAATTAATGCCTTATATGACGCCGACTATAAATAG
- a CDS encoding GTPase-associated system all-helical protein GASH — protein sequence MKTLAFNERKYPVPEIFDEVQKRFDIKTAKIRENLSPVKINTSISRKILKSLKGAKDTEEWNSQVMAEEFYDYISNLNKWKTEINLKIIKNERQQKIYLEDSQILWWMTGEWSRDLKKPFNQMQVTESSIVIGKELADLVNILPGPYASEAVINKTLSSLGDSNARCTMAEIIDKQSNDWKQILAENYPSEKTKEITPLLLAIDKSNEVEGAKEWLPAFKKLTGFNADEIELSAFSFAYQIYLECLVVKCLKDDEGAA from the coding sequence ATGAAGACTTTAGCTTTTAATGAACGTAAATATCCAGTTCCTGAGATATTTGACGAGGTCCAAAAACGTTTCGACATTAAAACTGCTAAGATACGAGAAAACCTTTCACCAGTCAAAATTAATACATCAATTTCAAGGAAAATTTTAAAAAGCCTAAAAGGGGCTAAGGACACTGAAGAATGGAACTCCCAAGTGATGGCAGAAGAGTTCTATGATTATATTTCTAACTTAAACAAATGGAAGACTGAAATCAATTTAAAAATCATCAAAAATGAAAGGCAACAAAAAATATATTTGGAAGACTCACAAATTTTATGGTGGATGACTGGAGAATGGAGCAGAGACTTAAAAAAACCGTTTAACCAAATGCAAGTGACAGAAAGCTCTATCGTTATAGGCAAAGAGCTCGCCGATTTGGTTAATATTTTACCTGGGCCATATGCTTCTGAAGCTGTTATAAACAAGACATTGAGCAGTCTTGGGGATAGCAACGCGCGTTGTACTATGGCAGAAATAATAGACAAACAAAGTAATGATTGGAAACAAATATTAGCAGAGAATTATCCAAGCGAAAAAACAAAAGAAATTACCCCTCTATTATTAGCGATAGATAAATCGAACGAAGTAGAAGGTGCTAAAGAGTGGTTGCCAGCGTTTAAAAAATTGACAGGTTTCAATGCTGATGAAATTGAACTATCTGCATTTAGTTTTGCATACCAAATATATTTAGAATGTCTAGTTGTAAAATGTCTTAAAGATGATGAGGGAGCAGCATGA
- a CDS encoding TRAFAC clade GTPase domain-containing protein, translated as MSEETSIHIEETAERDIVEQIDTQTEVLDAHDDIFELPHGNALELDETYEITAANKTNFIVLIGPAGCGKTTLVTTVYQMFQKNPMEDYYFAGSRTLLGFEQRAFLTRTTSGHAFPDTPKTRRGISDSILHLKLYSVIRDSFKELLITDFSGEDYKAIIANVNLAKEEFGVIKRADNLVLLIDGELVSNKKRRNGAVQETLELLKTIIDAGLFSNRTCLDIVISKYDIVKERSIEDSAIKDFLSNVQQKFINKFGNEVMKLNFYYVSAMPKDKNQLNIGYGLDKLINSWVERKMGSVGVIQSNLLKQDFKSEFNLFKIRTYGV; from the coding sequence ATGAGCGAAGAAACAAGTATCCACATTGAAGAGACTGCCGAAAGAGATATCGTTGAGCAAATAGATACTCAAACAGAAGTGTTGGATGCTCATGATGATATTTTTGAGCTTCCTCATGGCAATGCCTTAGAACTAGACGAAACATATGAAATTACGGCTGCAAACAAAACCAATTTTATTGTATTAATTGGGCCAGCTGGTTGTGGTAAGACTACTTTAGTAACGACCGTATACCAAATGTTTCAGAAAAACCCAATGGAGGACTATTATTTTGCTGGATCGCGAACCCTTTTAGGCTTCGAGCAAAGGGCTTTCCTTACTAGGACTACTTCAGGACATGCGTTTCCAGACACGCCTAAAACACGTCGTGGTATTTCAGATTCTATTTTACATTTAAAGCTTTATAGTGTAATAAGAGATTCATTTAAGGAGCTTTTAATAACTGATTTTTCAGGTGAGGATTATAAAGCTATTATTGCTAATGTTAATTTAGCCAAGGAAGAGTTTGGGGTTATTAAAAGAGCAGATAATCTAGTTCTTCTGATTGATGGTGAACTGGTTTCTAACAAGAAACGTAGAAACGGGGCGGTTCAAGAAACGCTTGAATTGTTAAAGACTATTATTGATGCCGGTCTTTTTAGCAACAGAACCTGCCTTGATATCGTTATTAGTAAATATGACATTGTGAAGGAAAGGTCCATTGAAGATTCAGCAATTAAAGATTTTCTGTCTAACGTTCAGCAAAAATTCATAAATAAGTTTGGTAATGAAGTTATGAAACTGAACTTTTATTATGTGTCGGCTATGCCTAAAGATAAAAACCAACTAAATATCGGATATGGCTTAGACAAGTTAATAAATTCTTGGGTTGAACGGAAGATGGGGTCTGTAGGCGTAATTCAATCTAACTTATTGAAGCAGGATTTCAAGTCAGAGTTTAACCTGTTCAAAATTAGAACCTATGGGGTATGA
- a CDS encoding TRAFAC clade GTPase domain-containing protein produces the protein MDGKKCFIMGLPEAGKTTYLAALWHCLNNKENLSLRIKTYTEDHSYLSGISAKWADAEEVSRTKPEFEKKAITLSLENNKEDEITLAFTDLSGESFQHQYENREAKKEHVEFVQDCLGICLFVHPEKIKEPYFISEVPASVREENIEGAIEHEPRNPRENDPTQVQLVDLLQFITHMRGNKSVNLCIMISAWDLLKETCQKEMGPENYIKTRMPLLWQYLKSNSNVFLLEYYGVSAQGGQLEDQEKLLEINDPCDRIMVVDNDGNLLNDITLPLNRIVSKSNEKK, from the coding sequence ATGGATGGAAAAAAATGCTTTATAATGGGATTGCCTGAAGCAGGGAAAACCACATATTTGGCTGCTCTTTGGCATTGTTTAAATAACAAAGAAAATTTAAGTTTAAGGATAAAAACTTATACAGAAGACCATAGCTATTTGTCTGGAATAAGTGCTAAATGGGCAGACGCAGAGGAAGTTTCCCGAACGAAACCAGAGTTTGAAAAAAAGGCAATCACATTATCATTGGAAAATAATAAAGAAGATGAGATTACGCTTGCATTCACAGATTTATCTGGAGAATCCTTTCAACATCAATATGAAAACAGGGAAGCTAAGAAAGAACATGTGGAATTTGTGCAGGATTGCCTTGGTATTTGTCTTTTTGTTCACCCAGAAAAAATAAAAGAGCCATACTTTATTTCAGAAGTACCTGCTAGCGTGAGAGAAGAAAATATTGAGGGTGCCATAGAGCATGAACCGCGAAATCCGCGTGAAAATGATCCTACACAGGTACAACTCGTGGACCTTTTACAATTTATAACGCATATGAGAGGTAATAAATCTGTAAACTTATGTATAATGATATCTGCATGGGATTTATTAAAAGAAACCTGTCAGAAAGAAATGGGACCCGAAAATTACATAAAAACAAGAATGCCTTTGCTTTGGCAATATCTCAAATCTAATTCAAATGTTTTTTTGCTAGAATATTATGGTGTTAGCGCACAGGGTGGTCAACTAGAGGATCAGGAAAAACTACTGGAAATCAACGATCCTTGTGATAGAATAATGGTTGTAGACAATGATGGAAATCTTTTGAACGACATAACATTACCATTAAATAGGATAGTGAGTAAGTCCAATGAAAAAAAATAA